The following are encoded together in the Candidatus Hydrogenedentota bacterium genome:
- a CDS encoding recombinase family protein, whose amino-acid sequence MPKHIAIYLRVSSRQQDTKSQKPDLERWAEAQDEPIKWYEDTATGKNMNRPGWKQLEDAMRTGKVSAIVVWRLDRLGRTVSGLSTLFDELTERKINLVTIMDGINLSTAAGRMMANVIASVAQYETEMRGERVAAGQAVAKAKGVRWGGWTEKHKAKVSQRKADLIIKMKKDKVPIAEIARELGLSRPTIYKVLEQKQEV is encoded by the coding sequence ATGCCCAAGCACATCGCCATCTACCTCAGAGTATCAAGCCGACAGCAGGATACGAAGAGCCAGAAGCCCGACCTCGAACGATGGGCGGAAGCCCAGGACGAGCCAATCAAATGGTACGAAGACACCGCCACCGGAAAGAACATGAACCGGCCCGGATGGAAGCAACTCGAAGACGCGATGCGAACCGGCAAGGTATCAGCCATCGTGGTATGGCGGTTGGACCGGTTGGGGCGGACAGTGAGCGGTTTGTCTACCCTGTTCGATGAACTCACCGAACGCAAAATCAATCTTGTCACCATCATGGATGGTATCAATCTCTCAACCGCAGCCGGACGAATGATGGCGAACGTTATCGCCAGCGTCGCACAGTACGAAACGGAGATGCGGGGGGAACGTGTGGCCGCAGGCCAAGCGGTGGCGAAAGCCAAGGGGGTGCGATGGGGAGGATGGACAGAGAAGCACAAGGCCAAAGTATCCCAACGAAAGGCCGACCTCATCATCAAGATGAAGAAGGACAAGGTCCCCATCGCCGAAATAGCTCGCGAGTTGGGGCTATCACGCCCCACCATCTACAAGGTGCTCGAACAGAAGCAAGAAGTGTAA
- a CDS encoding recombinase family protein: MTMKVPRGRPKPRVYSYIRFSTPEQEKGDSLRRQREWRDNYVNANGYHLDTSFKLLDKGRSAFKGEHLRGKGTLGIFLDAVKSGMVPSGSILLVESIDRLTRLEPIEAIEMVCFGLLKHGITVKTTVAEYPPDAVNDGRIHGLIAEIQRAYQESKRKSELIGAARETARQKARDEKKIITAQCPAWLTKEGDKFVVIPEAEEAIRRLFDLKLKGLSTRAIERKLNEEGTWTAPPRENQITTGWRASYITKIVRNRAVIGEYQPFKKVNGKREPKGEAIKGYYPIVVEPPCFFAVQEILSRNQGTGGRADQFSNIFKSMMICKYCGGPMSFDNKGERTKGGLRFVCYNGQRNAGCRHPSPYAIRFDDIADCVLDNCPKLKPEQVLPEPDEQAKRCQALTEHIQGLNAQLTDIERKQKNLLKSIAKEDRDALRKALADEWDSMQQQHADIEHAIAERESELQQAERDTKSFATWQRDLKQLRESIEGRDQTAIEMRMRLNAHLRELIKSIEVFAEGYAKGTEKTDDNTLPKRGRTVKDNGRLRYIPAPIPTEDDFYDAMMAQADDDLWRDKMFRGFIKQIAEQRRTKKGRFVRVHFTTGAVVDLVPEGSLASGVQMTKDARRQAGWRFVNPKLDRMWRDWKTEYNKKAAKKR, translated from the coding sequence ATGACAATGAAAGTACCACGAGGACGACCCAAACCGAGGGTCTACTCATACATCCGCTTCTCAACCCCAGAGCAAGAGAAGGGAGACTCCCTGCGTCGGCAGAGAGAGTGGCGAGACAACTACGTCAACGCGAATGGCTATCACCTCGACACGAGTTTCAAGCTTCTCGACAAAGGTCGTAGTGCGTTCAAGGGGGAGCACCTTCGCGGCAAGGGGACACTCGGAATATTTCTCGACGCGGTGAAAAGTGGCATGGTGCCGTCGGGGAGCATCTTGCTCGTTGAGAGCATCGACCGGCTAACACGACTGGAGCCAATAGAGGCTATCGAGATGGTCTGCTTTGGACTGCTAAAGCATGGCATCACGGTAAAGACGACTGTTGCCGAGTACCCGCCCGATGCGGTGAATGATGGTCGAATACATGGCTTGATTGCTGAGATACAACGGGCATATCAGGAATCCAAACGCAAGAGCGAGTTGATTGGTGCGGCCCGAGAGACGGCCCGCCAGAAGGCTCGTGACGAGAAGAAGATTATCACAGCCCAATGCCCCGCATGGCTCACGAAAGAGGGTGACAAGTTCGTAGTAATCCCCGAGGCGGAGGAAGCAATACGCCGCCTCTTTGACCTCAAGCTCAAGGGGCTATCAACGCGCGCCATAGAGCGCAAGCTAAACGAAGAAGGGACTTGGACGGCACCGCCGAGGGAGAATCAGATAACGACGGGTTGGCGTGCCAGCTATATCACGAAGATAGTCCGCAACCGAGCGGTAATCGGTGAGTACCAACCATTCAAAAAAGTGAACGGCAAGCGGGAACCGAAAGGCGAAGCCATCAAAGGGTACTACCCGATTGTGGTTGAGCCGCCGTGCTTCTTTGCCGTACAGGAGATACTATCCCGCAATCAGGGCACTGGCGGACGGGCGGACCAGTTCAGCAATATTTTCAAGAGCATGATGATTTGTAAGTATTGCGGTGGCCCAATGAGTTTTGACAACAAGGGCGAACGTACCAAGGGGGGCCTCCGGTTCGTTTGCTACAACGGGCAACGGAACGCCGGGTGTCGCCACCCGAGCCCTTACGCGATTCGATTCGATGACATCGCGGACTGTGTACTGGACAACTGCCCGAAGCTGAAACCGGAACAGGTATTGCCCGAACCGGATGAGCAGGCGAAGCGATGCCAAGCACTCACCGAGCATATCCAAGGGTTGAATGCTCAGCTTACGGATATCGAACGGAAGCAGAAGAACCTCCTTAAATCGATTGCGAAAGAGGACCGTGATGCCCTCCGAAAGGCCCTAGCTGATGAATGGGACTCCATGCAGCAACAGCACGCTGACATTGAACACGCCATCGCCGAGCGCGAAAGCGAACTACAGCAAGCCGAACGTGACACCAAATCATTTGCGACTTGGCAACGCGACCTCAAACAGTTGCGAGAGAGCATCGAAGGCCGAGACCAAACGGCCATCGAAATGCGTATGCGGCTCAACGCCCATCTGCGGGAACTGATAAAGAGCATCGAAGTGTTCGCCGAGGGGTACGCGAAAGGCACAGAGAAGACGGACGACAACACGCTGCCCAAGCGGGGGCGGACGGTGAAGGATAACGGACGGCTCCGATACATCCCGGCACCGATACCGACCGAGGATGACTTCTACGACGCGATGATGGCTCAAGCCGACGATGACCTGTGGCGCGACAAGATGTTCAGGGGCTTCATTAAACAAATCGCCGAACAGCGACGGACCAAGAAGGGTCGGTTTGTACGCGTTCACTTCACGACCGGGGCTGTGGTAGACTTAGTTCCAGAGGGTAGCTTGGCATCCGGAGTGCAGATGACGAAGGATGCCAGACGCCAAGCCGGTTGGCGTTTTGTGAACCCGAAGCTTGACCGAATGTGGCGAGACTGGAAGACAGAATACAACAAGAAGGCGGCGAAGAAGCGGTAG
- a CDS encoding YifB family Mg chelatase-like AAA ATPase — translation MVGPPGTGKTMLASRIPGILPPMSFDESLETTRVYSVCPVETRKESLIVTRPFRSPHHTSTTVSIAGGGQHAHPGEVSLAHNGVLFLDELPEFNRAALEVLRQPLEEGLVHIRRANYSVTYPSRFMLVVAMNPCPCGCRTDPRRQCRCSTNDVQRYIGRLSGPLLDRIDIHVDVPALSFDDLTDSRISGPTTEEVRAQVLAARERQRARCNGTTRYNAHLDSKTLRHYCKLNDASKTLLERALNALGLSARAYDKILRIARTLADLEDKDDITEHHVAEAVQYRSLDKSVL, via the coding sequence ATGGTCGGCCCGCCCGGCACCGGCAAGACCATGCTGGCCTCCCGCATTCCCGGCATCCTCCCGCCCATGAGCTTCGACGAGTCCCTGGAGACCACGCGGGTCTACAGCGTGTGCCCCGTGGAGACAAGGAAGGAATCGCTCATCGTCACGAGGCCCTTCCGGAGTCCCCACCACACCTCCACCACGGTTTCCATTGCGGGCGGCGGCCAGCATGCCCACCCCGGCGAGGTGAGTCTGGCGCACAACGGCGTGCTCTTTCTCGATGAGCTGCCCGAGTTCAATCGCGCCGCGCTGGAGGTGTTGCGCCAGCCCCTCGAAGAGGGACTCGTCCACATCCGCCGCGCGAACTATTCCGTAACCTATCCGAGCCGCTTCATGCTGGTGGTGGCGATGAACCCCTGCCCCTGCGGTTGCCGCACCGACCCGCGCAGGCAGTGCCGCTGCAGCACGAACGACGTGCAGCGCTACATCGGAAGGCTCTCGGGACCGTTGCTCGATCGCATCGATATCCATGTGGACGTACCCGCGCTAAGCTTCGACGATCTGACCGACAGCCGGATCAGCGGACCCACGACGGAGGAAGTGCGAGCGCAGGTCCTCGCCGCCCGCGAGCGCCAGCGCGCCCGGTGCAACGGCACAACGCGCTACAACGCCCACCTCGACAGCAAGACCCTGCGCCACTATTGCAAGCTCAACGATGCGAGCAAGACCCTCCTGGAGCGGGCCCTCAATGCCCTCGGCCTGAGCGCCCGCGCCTACGATAAAATCCTCCGCATCGCCCGCACCCTCGCGGACCTGGAAGACAAGGACGACATTACAGAACACCACGTTGCGGAGGCCGTGCAATACCGGAGCCTGGACAAGTCGGTGCTATAG
- a CDS encoding sulfatase-like hydrolase/transferase → MFQNRRAFLKATASALALGALPAEARPADVRQGQPNILVILADDLGYGDLSCMGAADIQTPHIDALMSAGMRFDNFYANSPVCSPTRAALLSGRYPDLAGVPGVIRTHRENSWGHLREDIDLLPAVLRRGGYHTALVGKWHLGLESPNTPNERGFDLFHGFLGDMMDDYYTHRRHGINYLRHNAEAIEAEGHATDLFTQWSVDYVQKQQVEEAPFFLYLAYNAPHSPIEPPEDWFRKVQTRDPALPEQRAKLAALIEHMDDGIGRVVQTLKDTGQYEQTLILFCSDNGGDLRAGGTSGALNGGKQDMLEGGIKSPMCAVWPEKIASGQRCDSPAMTMDLYPTLCDLAGLPFDRNIDGLSLLPTLTGAGTVDPDRTLIWVRREGGPYGGRDYHAIRRGPWKLLQNGPFEPLRLYNLAEDPAETTPLPEDHEMHRELFTALREHINRAGAVPWQPRD, encoded by the coding sequence ATGTTTCAGAACCGACGCGCCTTCTTGAAAGCCACCGCGAGTGCCCTCGCGCTCGGTGCGCTACCCGCCGAAGCGCGACCCGCCGATGTGCGCCAGGGACAGCCAAACATCCTCGTTATTCTCGCGGACGATCTGGGCTACGGCGACCTTTCCTGCATGGGTGCGGCGGATATTCAGACGCCCCACATTGATGCGCTGATGAGCGCGGGCATGCGCTTCGACAATTTCTACGCGAACAGCCCCGTGTGCTCGCCCACGCGCGCGGCCCTGCTCAGCGGGCGCTATCCGGACCTCGCGGGGGTGCCCGGCGTCATTCGCACCCACCGCGAGAACAGTTGGGGCCACCTGCGCGAAGACATCGACCTGCTCCCCGCCGTGCTGCGTCGCGGCGGCTACCACACGGCCCTGGTGGGCAAGTGGCACCTCGGCCTGGAATCGCCCAATACGCCGAATGAGCGCGGCTTCGACCTCTTCCACGGTTTCCTCGGCGATATGATGGACGACTACTACACCCACCGGCGTCACGGCATCAATTACCTGCGCCACAATGCCGAGGCAATCGAAGCCGAAGGCCACGCCACCGATCTCTTCACCCAGTGGTCCGTGGATTACGTTCAGAAACAGCAGGTCGAAGAAGCGCCCTTCTTCCTCTACCTCGCCTACAACGCGCCCCACTCGCCCATCGAGCCGCCGGAGGATTGGTTCCGGAAAGTGCAGACGCGTGACCCCGCCCTGCCCGAGCAACGGGCGAAACTCGCCGCGCTCATCGAACACATGGACGACGGCATTGGCCGCGTGGTGCAGACGCTGAAAGATACAGGTCAGTATGAGCAAACCTTGATTCTCTTCTGCTCCGACAATGGTGGCGACCTCCGCGCGGGCGGCACGAGCGGTGCGCTCAACGGCGGCAAGCAGGACATGCTTGAAGGTGGCATCAAATCGCCGATGTGCGCGGTCTGGCCCGAAAAAATCGCGTCAGGACAGCGCTGCGACTCCCCCGCGATGACCATGGACCTCTACCCCACCCTCTGCGACCTCGCCGGGCTGCCATTTGACCGCAACATCGACGGCCTCAGCCTCCTCCCCACGCTCACCGGCGCGGGCACGGTCGATCCCGACCGCACCCTTATCTGGGTACGCCGCGAAGGCGGCCCCTACGGCGGCCGGGACTACCACGCCATCCGGCGCGGCCCCTGGAAGTTGCTGCAGAACGGTCCCTTTGAGCCGCTGCGGCTCTACAACCTCGCCGAAGATCCGGCGGAGACCACCCCGCTGCCCGAAGACCACGAGATGCACCGCGAACTCTTTACCGCTCTCCGCGAGCACATCAACCGCGCCGGGGCCGTGCCCTGGCAACCGAGGGATTGA
- a CDS encoding sulfatase — protein MYRIVLLSLALLLAALSAKAAPKNIVLYVTDDQGSTDAGCYGNPVIKTPGLDTLAASGTRFTRAFCTTPSCSASRSVILTGLLNHANGQYGHEHDYHHFRTFETVKSLPNRLNEAGYRTISLGKLHVGPPEAYDFASWGVDFMDEKKSILPGDLAAAAEAFILADDSQPFFMYFCTVEPHRPFKRETADAVNPKDVIVPSFLPDNAATREELAAYYASVQQADSGLVRLIQSLKDTGHWEDTLIIYVSDNGMAFPGAKTNCYEPGVRLPCVVRNPEAAREGVVTDAMITWADITPTILDYAGIATKPEEFHGRSFLSVLEQESPEGWDSVFLSHTFHEVTMYYPVRVLRDERYKLMWNMASGLSFPFASDLWESKTWQYLVLTNATHFAKRPVHDYLHRAPFELYDLEQDPDELHNLADIPVYQERLAEMKARLKAHQERTNDPWILKWEHE, from the coding sequence ATGTACCGAATCGTCTTGCTCTCGCTGGCGCTTCTCCTGGCAGCGCTCTCGGCAAAGGCTGCGCCGAAAAACATCGTGCTCTATGTCACCGACGACCAGGGCAGCACCGACGCCGGCTGCTACGGAAACCCGGTTATCAAGACACCCGGCCTGGACACCCTTGCGGCGTCGGGCACGCGCTTCACCCGGGCCTTCTGCACCACGCCATCGTGCAGTGCGAGCCGTTCGGTGATTCTCACCGGTCTGCTGAACCATGCCAACGGCCAGTACGGCCACGAGCACGACTATCATCACTTTCGAACTTTCGAGACGGTCAAGAGCCTGCCGAACCGCCTGAACGAAGCGGGCTACCGGACCATCTCCCTCGGCAAGCTCCATGTGGGCCCGCCGGAGGCCTATGATTTCGCGTCGTGGGGCGTCGATTTCATGGATGAGAAGAAGAGCATCCTGCCGGGGGACTTGGCGGCGGCCGCCGAGGCCTTTATCCTGGCCGACGATTCACAGCCCTTCTTCATGTACTTCTGCACCGTGGAGCCGCACCGGCCCTTCAAGCGGGAAACGGCCGATGCGGTCAACCCGAAAGATGTGATCGTGCCGTCCTTCCTGCCGGACAACGCCGCGACGCGCGAGGAGCTTGCGGCTTACTACGCCTCCGTGCAGCAGGCGGACAGCGGCCTTGTGCGGCTTATCCAGTCGTTGAAGGACACGGGCCACTGGGAAGACACGCTCATCATTTATGTTTCCGACAACGGCATGGCCTTTCCCGGCGCGAAGACCAACTGCTACGAGCCGGGGGTGCGCCTGCCCTGCGTGGTGCGCAATCCCGAGGCCGCGCGGGAGGGCGTGGTGACCGATGCCATGATCACGTGGGCCGACATCACGCCGACGATTCTGGATTATGCCGGTATCGCGACGAAGCCCGAGGAATTCCACGGGCGTTCTTTTCTCTCCGTGCTGGAGCAGGAATCGCCCGAAGGGTGGGACAGCGTGTTTCTGAGCCATACCTTTCACGAAGTGACCATGTACTACCCCGTGCGGGTGTTGCGCGACGAACGCTACAAGCTCATGTGGAACATGGCCAGCGGCCTGTCTTTTCCCTTCGCCTCCGACTTGTGGGAATCCAAAACCTGGCAATATCTCGTATTGACCAACGCCACCCACTTCGCGAAGCGTCCAGTTCATGACTATCTCCACCGCGCGCCATTTGAGTTATACGACCTCGAGCAGGACCCGGACGAGCTCCATAACCTCGCGGACATACCGGTCTATCAGGAGCGCCTCGCGGAAATGAAGGCCCGGCTGAAGGCGCACCAGGAACGGACCAACGACCCCTGGATTCTGAAGTGGGAGCACGAATAA
- a CDS encoding sulfatase — protein sequence MRIWILPFIGLFVVSGCGEAPKPIAPPSARPNIVLIVMDTLRADRIDARRKGKPVMPFLSRMAEEGDNYRNAISPSSWTKPALASVLTGVYSNRHGVRHSARIEDPEHPTSDVLGDSWTTLAEWLVAQGYTPWAFQTNANLTRALGFAQGYEERQYRFSNGAPASEVTRAALESFPQLPAPFFLYAHYMDPHAPYRPVPELAEALGAEPVMSDEDRAILDDDGRFMDYYLDQVKTAIGLQSAHTLPDLGKGAKEAVRHRYDLECLAMDRAIEELVTAVREKHPDTVFVFLSDHGEEFWERGGMGHGVTLFQEQVRVPLIVVDGQAPGNVHEGMTSTMAILPWLAKRLGVPPLESWSQLDNGAVFSETWGPWPSLGVHQSAVFSEGHSFIRNHGANKSELFGLERDPEEWADVSVSDPARALSMGAMLNSYLAESVASESATVPLAPEDVEVLEAIGYGDSGH from the coding sequence ATGCGAATCTGGATACTACCGTTCATCGGTCTCTTCGTTGTCAGCGGCTGCGGCGAAGCGCCCAAGCCGATTGCGCCACCTTCGGCCCGTCCGAATATCGTCCTGATTGTCATGGACACCCTCCGAGCGGACCGTATCGATGCCCGGCGCAAAGGTAAGCCTGTCATGCCATTTCTATCGCGGATGGCGGAGGAGGGCGACAACTATCGCAATGCCATCAGTCCCAGCAGTTGGACCAAACCCGCATTGGCCTCGGTGCTGACCGGCGTCTACTCCAACCGTCATGGCGTGCGGCATAGTGCGCGGATTGAGGATCCGGAGCATCCCACGAGCGACGTGCTGGGTGATTCGTGGACAACCCTCGCCGAGTGGCTGGTCGCGCAGGGCTACACGCCCTGGGCTTTTCAGACGAACGCCAATCTGACAAGGGCCCTCGGATTTGCCCAGGGCTATGAGGAGCGCCAGTACCGCTTCAGCAACGGCGCGCCCGCCAGCGAGGTGACCCGTGCCGCGCTGGAATCGTTCCCCCAGCTTCCCGCGCCCTTCTTCCTTTACGCTCACTATATGGACCCCCACGCGCCTTACCGTCCGGTGCCGGAGCTTGCGGAGGCCCTGGGTGCGGAGCCTGTGATGAGCGACGAAGACCGGGCGATTCTGGACGATGATGGGCGTTTCATGGACTACTATCTGGATCAGGTAAAGACGGCCATAGGACTACAGAGTGCTCACACCCTGCCCGATCTCGGCAAGGGGGCCAAAGAAGCGGTGCGTCACCGATATGATCTGGAGTGCCTGGCCATGGATCGGGCCATCGAGGAACTGGTCACGGCGGTCCGGGAGAAGCACCCCGATACCGTATTTGTGTTTCTCTCCGATCATGGCGAAGAGTTCTGGGAGCGGGGCGGCATGGGCCACGGCGTCACCCTTTTTCAGGAGCAGGTGCGCGTGCCTCTGATTGTCGTTGACGGCCAGGCGCCGGGAAATGTCCACGAAGGAATGACAAGCACCATGGCGATCCTGCCCTGGCTGGCGAAGCGCCTGGGTGTTCCTCCCCTCGAATCATGGAGTCAGTTGGACAACGGGGCGGTGTTCTCCGAGACGTGGGGGCCCTGGCCCTCGTTGGGCGTGCACCAGTCGGCGGTTTTCAGCGAAGGCCACAGTTTCATTAGGAATCATGGAGCCAACAAGAGCGAACTCTTCGGCCTTGAGCGCGATCCCGAAGAATGGGCGGACGTGTCGGTAAGTGATCCGGCGCGGGCCCTCTCCATGGGCGCAATGCTCAATTCCTATCTTGCGGAGTCCGTTGCGAGCGAAAGCGCCACCGTACCGTTGGCTCCCGAGGACGTTGAGGTGCTTGAAGCGATTGGCTACGGCGACTCGGGGCACTGA
- a CDS encoding HDOD domain-containing protein — MKRVLFVDDEINVLNGLKRMLRSVARDWSMSFAQSGEDALDAMRKFPDFDVVVTDLNMHGMSGVDFLMKVREEFPNTVRFVLSGSTDAQMILKVANVAHQFMGKPCDPQKLYHAVARAFALREQLNGGAIKSLLHRMGKLPALPVVYNQILQEMMLDDTSVARVGKLIEQDPALSIKVLQIVNSAYMGVRNPVSNLVQACSMLGLESLKNVVLMAEVFELPKGRKLPASFNLGALWNHSLTVGEGARQIAAAETGDKKIIDRAFTAGLLHEIGQLILASQLTDEFATAIRYADEKQISLVDAEIQVLGATHSQVGSYLLELWGLPDPVVEAIAFHIYPSACPAEDYSLQESGYHVPEEAAFTALTALHAANYFSEEHESGDGVKAELDMAYLENLGYADRIGAWWERCSPAKPVRG; from the coding sequence ATGAAACGAGTCCTATTCGTTGACGATGAAATCAACGTCCTGAACGGACTGAAGCGCATGCTCCGGAGCGTGGCCCGCGATTGGAGCATGAGCTTCGCCCAGTCCGGTGAAGACGCGCTGGACGCCATGCGGAAGTTTCCCGATTTCGACGTGGTGGTCACGGACCTCAACATGCACGGCATGAGCGGTGTGGACTTCCTGATGAAAGTTCGCGAGGAATTTCCAAACACCGTTCGCTTCGTCCTGTCGGGCAGCACGGACGCCCAGATGATCCTGAAGGTCGCCAACGTCGCCCACCAGTTCATGGGCAAGCCCTGCGACCCCCAGAAGCTGTACCACGCGGTGGCCCGGGCCTTCGCGCTCCGCGAGCAACTCAACGGGGGCGCCATCAAGAGCCTGCTGCACCGCATGGGCAAACTCCCGGCCCTTCCCGTCGTATACAATCAGATCCTGCAGGAAATGATGCTCGACGACACCTCGGTCGCGCGCGTGGGCAAACTGATCGAACAGGATCCGGCGCTGAGCATCAAGGTACTCCAGATCGTCAACTCCGCCTATATGGGCGTGCGAAATCCCGTCTCCAATCTGGTCCAGGCCTGCTCCATGCTCGGTCTGGAGAGCCTTAAGAATGTCGTGCTCATGGCGGAGGTCTTCGAGCTGCCGAAAGGACGGAAACTTCCCGCAAGTTTCAACCTGGGCGCGCTCTGGAATCACAGCCTGACCGTGGGCGAAGGCGCGCGCCAGATCGCGGCCGCGGAAACCGGCGACAAGAAGATCATCGACCGCGCCTTTACCGCGGGTTTGCTCCACGAAATTGGCCAGTTGATCCTGGCATCGCAACTTACGGATGAATTCGCCACGGCCATCCGCTACGCGGATGAAAAGCAGATCTCCCTGGTTGACGCGGAGATTCAGGTCCTGGGCGCCACGCACAGTCAGGTGGGAAGTTATCTCCTGGAACTCTGGGGACTGCCCGACCCCGTGGTGGAGGCTATCGCCTTTCACATCTATCCCTCGGCCTGCCCCGCGGAAGACTACAGCCTCCAGGAATCCGGCTATCACGTGCCGGAAGAGGCCGCCTTCACCGCCCTGACCGCACTGCACGCCGCCAATTACTTCTCCGAAGAGCATGAATCCGGGGACGGGGTGAAAGCGGAGCTCGACATGGCCTATCTCGAAAACCTGGGATACGCGGATCGGATCGGCGCCTGGTGGGAGCGCTGCTCTCCCGCCAAGCCTGTTCGCGGATAG
- a CDS encoding response regulator, translating to MTDASYTIEPQAGSAEPARKKVLFVDDEPNFLAGLRRMLRGQRDQWDLYFAGGADEALELVKRERIDTIVSDVNMPRKTGFDLLTALKGNPETRDIPVIILTGNAENDLKRRGLDLGADDLLNKPVNMEDLTARVRSALRIKEYEDRLREQNAVLEQKVRERTAALEHSRQDIIWRLAKAGEFRDQDTGEHVMRVAACSRALAEAMNLDLQFCHAIFITSPLHDIGKIGVPDGILFKPGKLTPEERQFMERHCEIGAAILLEVPQEGKSDRFGQAFYTGAGASNMNGGDELRLLAAEIALSHHERWDGGGYPRGLSGHDIPISGQIVAIADVYDALRSVRAYKPAFTVDQTVATMRATRGTHFSPEVYDAFELVVEAFETIRRDFAEQESAGEPYETSPIR from the coding sequence ATGACCGACGCCAGCTATACGATAGAACCGCAAGCCGGGAGCGCGGAACCCGCAAGGAAAAAGGTGCTTTTCGTCGACGACGAGCCCAACTTCCTCGCGGGCCTGCGCCGGATGCTCCGGGGTCAACGCGACCAGTGGGATCTGTATTTCGCCGGTGGCGCCGACGAAGCGCTGGAGCTGGTCAAGCGGGAGCGAATCGACACCATCGTTTCCGATGTGAACATGCCGCGCAAGACGGGCTTCGACCTGCTGACCGCCCTGAAGGGCAACCCCGAGACGCGGGACATCCCGGTCATTATTCTCACGGGAAATGCGGAGAACGACCTCAAACGTCGCGGCCTCGACCTGGGTGCGGACGACCTGCTCAACAAGCCGGTCAATATGGAAGACCTCACCGCGCGCGTTCGCAGCGCCCTTCGCATCAAGGAGTATGAAGACCGCCTTCGCGAACAAAACGCCGTGCTCGAGCAGAAGGTCCGCGAGAGAACCGCCGCCCTGGAACATTCGCGCCAGGACATCATCTGGCGCCTGGCCAAAGCGGGCGAATTTCGAGACCAGGACACGGGCGAGCATGTCATGCGCGTCGCCGCGTGCAGCCGCGCCCTCGCCGAGGCGATGAATCTCGACCTCCAGTTCTGCCACGCCATTTTCATCACGAGCCCGCTCCACGACATCGGAAAAATCGGCGTGCCGGACGGTATTCTCTTCAAACCCGGCAAACTGACGCCCGAGGAGCGCCAGTTCATGGAGCGGCATTGCGAGATCGGCGCGGCGATTCTGCTGGAAGTACCGCAGGAGGGAAAGTCCGACCGGTTCGGACAGGCTTTCTATACGGGCGCGGGCGCTTCGAATATGAACGGGGGCGATGAACTGCGCCTCCTGGCCGCCGAAATTGCCCTCTCCCATCACGAGCGGTGGGACGGTGGGGGCTATCCCCGCGGCCTGAGCGGGCACGACATTCCCATATCCGGGCAGATCGTGGCCATCGCGGATGTCTATGACGCCCTCCGGTCGGTGCGGGCCTACAAGCCCGCCTTCACGGTGGACCAGACGGTGGCAACCATGCGCGCCACCCGCGGCACCCACTTCTCGCCGGAAGTCTACGATGCTTTTGAACTCGTGGTCGAAGCCTTCGAAACCATTCGGCGAGACTTCGCCGAGCAGGAAAGCGCGGGGGAACCCTATGAAACGAGTCCTATTCGTTGA